From the Ictalurus furcatus strain D&B chromosome 19, Billie_1.0, whole genome shotgun sequence genome, one window contains:
- the LOC128623093 gene encoding tetraspanin-8 produces the protein MAKISPCFKKIFIFFNSLFAIFGIVVFVLALLAHQFVNEPNGLHGVILLYVIGSVIFIIAVLGAYGAYKESKCALIVFFTVMCLATIGMLRIAVPMAASQQELISAVRQQFGTKDVFTKDVEKALDSIQAHLQCCGLNGYEDWKDQVPVSCNCVNEHGPSGECKKITSRKSYQSFWQDRGSESRMVWSQPCGPIIIEYLDKLITIVMGVLFGLATLAILGGLMSLAMIVRVSAPETAIHLSSFPLSYQPPKYSEVVNS, from the exons ATGGCGAAAATCAGTCCGTGTTTCAAGAagatcttcatcttcttcaacTCTCTTTTTGCA ATCTTTGGGATTGTTGTTTTCGTCTTGGCTCTGTTAGCGCATCAATTCGTCAATGAG CCGAATGGCCTGCACGGAGTAATCCTTCTGTATGTGATCGGTTCTGTCATTTTCATCATCGCTGTCTTGGGAGCTTATGGTGCATACAAAGAGAGCAAGTGTGCCCTGATTGTG TTTTTCACCGTGATGTGTTTGGCGACTATTGGCATGTTGCGTATCGCCGTTCCTATGGCAGCCTCCCAGCAGGAG ctCATCTCAGCTGTCAGACAACAATTCGGAACTAAAGACGTTTTCACTAAAGATGTAGAGAAAGCACTCGACTCCATTCAAGCGCAT TTGCAGTGCTGTGGACTCAATGGCTATGAGGACTGGAAAGATCAAGTTCCTGTATCATGCAACTGCGTCAATGAACATGGTCCAAGTGGCGAATGTAAGAAGATAACCTCAAGGAAGTCCTACCAG AGCTTTTGGCAGGATCGTGGATCAGAAAGCAGAATGGTCTGGTCACAG CCATGTGGGCctattattattgaatatttGGACAAACTAATAACCATCGTAATGGGTGTGCTTTTCGGCCTCGCAACTCTCGCT atTCTGGGAGGTCTGATGTCTCTTGCGATGATTGTCCGTGTCTCCGCTCCTGAGACAGCAATTCATCTGTCATCTTTTCCTCTTTCATACCAGCCACCAAAATACTCAGAGGTGGTTAATTCTTAA
- the rab21 gene encoding ras-related protein Rab-21 yields the protein MAAAAHRTYSFKVVLLGEGCVGKTSLVLRYCENKFNDKHITTLQASFLTKKLNITGKRVNLAIWDTAGQERFHALGPIYYRDSNGAILVYDITDEDSFQKVKNWVKELRKMLGNEICLCIVGNKIDLEKERHVSVEEAEAYAESVGAKHYHTSAKLNKGIEEMFLDLCKRMMETAQVEERSKGNGTSHASTGRRGVQIIDDEPQAATAAGGCCSSG from the exons ATGGCGGCTGCTGCTCACAGAACATACTCCTTCAAGGTGGTGTTGTTAGGGGAAGGCTGCGTGGGCAAGACCTCCCTGGTCCTCCGCTACTGTGAGAACAAGTTCAACGACAAACACATCACGACCCTCCAG gcaTCGTTCCTTACAAAGAAGCTCAACATCACGGGCAAGAGAGTCAATCTGGCTATTTGG GACACAGCCGGGCAGGAACGGTTCCACGCTCTCGGCCCAATCTACTACAGAGACTCCAACGGAGCCATTTTAGTCTACGACATTACCGATGAAGACTCTTTCCAGAAG GTGAAGAACTGGGTGAAAGAATTAAGGAAAATGTTGGGAAACgaaatatgtttatgtatagtag GTAATAAAATCGATctggaaaaagagagacatgTTTCAGTGGAAGAGGCTGAGGC GTACGCGGAGTCAGTTGGGGCAAAACACTACCACACGTCAGctaaattaaacaaaggaaTTGAAGAAATGTTCCTCGACCTGTGTAAAA GAATGATGGAGACGGCACAGGTGGAGGAGAGATCCAAGGGGAACGGGACAAGCCACGCAAGCACGGGACGAAGAGGCGTTCAGATCATCGATGATGAACCACAAGCTGCTACTGCAGCCGGAGGGTGCTGTTCTTCAGGCTAG